In the Streptomyces sp. cg36 genome, one interval contains:
- a CDS encoding BTAD domain-containing putative transcriptional regulator translates to MSTTRIEAADARAADERTRHSPAPEPPAHPGPEPQAGHAGSGTLDAAEGGRLTMTYQLLGEPARALEAHRRTELTGAASTAETAALAWAAAAYRAHGELGRARTTVRRALRLLGRRADPYAQAVTHASAALIAACDGRGAAAEHHRELAEEAACASADPALVLLVRAGAAQERTEQGAPRAVLAGLDTALTALGTGSRTAADGDEPPGLCLAAECLRGAAHLALGELDYAAAEFGRALAGYQRLGDALGHTGLGARALLGLGDVHRERGALGPARAAYQEAVVRAEQSGDRLVLAAALTGLALARGAEEPGAAAPLARRAVALCAGRPRIRALVAAGWVALADERPEDAAEAVREAAGEPGAQACRTVYAEILELEAMCAREPGARARILADAEAMWTAAHRPVAAARVAVARTRAAGPGTAAARQAVAGLRRFGVLDGAADAAGPLNRAGAAERPSAAVRVLGGFQVLRDGVPVGPEEWQSKKARDLLKLLVARRGLPTPREVVVEALWPGEEPARCANRLSVALSIVRLVLDPERRLAQDHFIAADKHTVGLARLRVDVQDFLTAARHALAAAERSGGHAYAALADAERSYRGDVLEDEPYMEWAAALREEAQAVHTELLARLTAVAAERGDHHAEVHFRLRLLERDPYDEETHLALVRLLAAAGRYGEARRRHALYARRMREIDVEPAPFPRAERSGDRRSRAEPAPVGCLHHESLRHQ, encoded by the coding sequence ATGAGCACCACCCGGATCGAGGCAGCGGACGCCCGGGCGGCCGACGAGCGGACGCGGCACTCCCCGGCCCCGGAGCCGCCCGCACACCCCGGGCCGGAGCCGCAGGCCGGGCACGCGGGCAGCGGCACGCTGGACGCGGCCGAGGGCGGGCGGCTGACCATGACGTACCAGCTGCTCGGCGAGCCCGCCCGGGCGCTGGAGGCGCACCGGCGCACCGAGTTGACCGGCGCCGCGAGCACGGCCGAGACCGCCGCCCTGGCCTGGGCCGCCGCCGCGTACCGCGCGCACGGCGAACTCGGCCGTGCGCGCACGACGGTACGGCGCGCGCTGCGGCTCCTCGGCCGTCGCGCCGACCCGTACGCCCAGGCCGTCACCCACGCCTCGGCCGCGCTGATCGCCGCCTGCGACGGGCGGGGCGCCGCCGCCGAGCACCACCGGGAGCTCGCCGAGGAGGCGGCCTGCGCCTCGGCGGATCCCGCGCTGGTCCTGCTCGTACGGGCGGGTGCCGCGCAGGAGCGGACCGAACAGGGCGCGCCGCGCGCGGTCCTCGCCGGGCTCGACACCGCGCTCACCGCGCTCGGCACCGGCTCCCGCACCGCCGCCGACGGCGACGAGCCGCCCGGCCTCTGCCTCGCGGCCGAGTGCCTGCGCGGCGCCGCCCACCTCGCCCTCGGCGAACTCGACTACGCGGCGGCCGAGTTCGGCCGGGCCCTGGCCGGGTACCAGCGGCTCGGGGACGCCCTCGGACACACCGGGCTCGGCGCCCGCGCGCTCCTCGGCCTCGGCGACGTGCACCGCGAACGCGGTGCGCTCGGCCCGGCGCGCGCCGCCTACCAGGAGGCGGTCGTCCGCGCCGAACAGAGCGGCGACCGCCTGGTGCTGGCCGCCGCGCTCACCGGCCTCGCCCTCGCGCGCGGCGCCGAGGAACCGGGCGCCGCCGCCCCGCTGGCCCGGCGCGCGGTCGCCCTGTGCGCGGGCCGCCCCCGGATACGCGCCCTGGTGGCCGCCGGGTGGGTCGCGCTCGCCGACGAACGCCCCGAGGACGCGGCCGAAGCGGTGCGCGAGGCGGCCGGTGAACCCGGCGCCCAGGCGTGCCGCACGGTCTACGCGGAGATCCTGGAGCTGGAGGCGATGTGCGCCCGCGAGCCCGGCGCCCGCGCGCGGATCCTGGCGGACGCCGAGGCCATGTGGACCGCCGCGCACCGCCCGGTCGCCGCCGCCCGGGTGGCCGTGGCCCGGACCCGGGCGGCCGGACCGGGCACCGCCGCGGCGCGCCAGGCGGTCGCCGGGCTGCGGCGGTTCGGGGTCCTGGACGGCGCCGCCGACGCGGCCGGACCGCTCAACCGGGCCGGCGCCGCCGAGCGGCCCTCGGCGGCGGTGCGGGTGCTGGGCGGCTTCCAGGTGCTGCGCGACGGAGTGCCGGTCGGACCCGAGGAGTGGCAGTCCAAGAAGGCCCGCGACCTGCTGAAACTCCTGGTCGCCCGGCGGGGGCTGCCCACGCCCAGGGAAGTCGTGGTGGAGGCGCTGTGGCCGGGGGAGGAGCCCGCCCGGTGCGCCAACCGGCTCTCGGTCGCTCTCTCCATCGTCCGCCTCGTCCTCGACCCCGAACGCCGCCTGGCCCAGGACCACTTCATCGCGGCGGACAAGCACACCGTCGGCCTGGCCCGGCTCCGCGTCGACGTCCAGGACTTCCTGACGGCCGCCCGCCACGCCCTCGCCGCCGCCGAACGCTCCGGCGGCCACGCCTACGCGGCGCTCGCGGACGCCGAGCGGAGCTACCGGGGCGACGTGCTGGAGGACGAGCCGTACATGGAGTGGGCGGCGGCGCTGCGCGAGGAGGCCCAGGCCGTCCACACGGAGCTGCTCGCCCGGCTGACCGCCGTCGCCGCCGAGCGCGGCGACCACCACGCCGAGGTCCACTTCCGGCTGCGCCTGCTGGAGCGCGACCCCTACGACGAGGAGACCCACCTCGCCCTGGTCCGCCTGCTGGCGGCGGCGGGCCGGTACGGCGAGGCCCGCCGCCGCCACGCGCTGTACGCGCGACGCATGCGGGAGATCGACGTGGAGCCCGCCCCGTTCCCGCGCGCCGAGCGGAGCGGCGACCGGCGTTCCCGGGCCGAACCGGCCCCCGTAGGCTGTCTCCATCATGAGTCTCTTCGCCATCAGTGA
- a CDS encoding metallophosphoesterase: MSLFAISDLHVRHAENRAIVDELRPESPEDWLIVAGDVGENADEVLRAMELLAGRFATVVWTPGNHELWTPPRDPVQLRGEARYQYLVQRLRELGVATPEDPYRPWPGPDGPVVVAPLFVLYDYTFRPEGTHTKEEALAVAHEAAVVCTDEHLLHPDPYPSRDAWCRARLAYTRSRLDAIDPALPTVLVNHFPLVRQPTRILRYPEFAQWCGTEATADWHVRYRAAAVVYGHLHIPRTIDVDGVPHIEVSLGYPREWGSRAAPPRGLCRVLPEPVSVPRW; this comes from the coding sequence ATGAGTCTCTTCGCCATCAGTGACCTGCATGTCCGCCATGCGGAAAACCGCGCGATCGTGGACGAGTTGCGGCCCGAGTCGCCCGAGGACTGGCTGATCGTCGCCGGGGACGTGGGGGAGAACGCCGACGAGGTGCTCCGCGCCATGGAACTCCTCGCCGGCCGGTTCGCCACCGTCGTGTGGACCCCCGGCAACCACGAGCTGTGGACCCCGCCGCGCGACCCGGTCCAGCTGCGCGGCGAGGCCCGCTACCAGTACCTGGTCCAGCGGCTGCGCGAGCTCGGCGTGGCCACCCCGGAGGACCCCTACCGCCCGTGGCCGGGCCCCGACGGCCCCGTCGTCGTCGCCCCGCTGTTCGTGCTGTACGACTACACGTTCCGCCCCGAGGGCACCCACACCAAGGAAGAGGCGCTGGCCGTCGCGCACGAGGCCGCAGTGGTGTGCACGGACGAGCACCTGCTGCACCCCGACCCGTACCCCAGCCGGGACGCCTGGTGCCGCGCCCGGCTCGCGTACACCCGCTCGCGCCTCGACGCGATCGACCCCGCGCTGCCGACCGTGCTGGTCAACCACTTCCCGCTGGTGCGCCAACCGACCCGGATCCTGCGCTACCCCGAGTTCGCCCAGTGGTGCGGCACCGAGGCCACCGCCGACTGGCACGTGCGCTACCGGGCCGCCGCCGTCGTCTACGGCCATCTGCACATCCCCCGCACCATCGACGTCGACGGAGTGCCGCACATCGAGGTGTCGCTGGGCTATCCCCGCGAGTGGGGCAGCCGTGCCGCGCCCCCGAGGGGGCTGTGCCGGGTGCTGCCCGAGCCGGTCTCGGTGCCCCGGTGGTGA
- a CDS encoding 4'-phosphopantetheinyl transferase — protein sequence MLAGLLPPDVVVAELFADPPTVDLFPQEAEIVAQAVEKRRREFATVRLCARTALGRLGHAPGPIVPVQEGPAWARRAPRWPDGVVGSMTHCDGYRAAAVAPASAIASVGVDAEPNAPVPDGVREMVTLPEERGTLDELARGHPEVAWDRLLFSAKESVFKAWYPLTGRWLDFGDCVVTPDPERGTFTGALKVPGPVVDGVRVDVFHGRWGVAEGESGPLVATAVVVGRGGR from the coding sequence CTGCTGGCGGGGCTGCTCCCGCCGGACGTCGTCGTGGCCGAGCTGTTCGCCGACCCGCCCACCGTCGACCTGTTCCCGCAGGAGGCGGAGATCGTGGCGCAGGCCGTCGAGAAGCGGCGCCGCGAGTTCGCCACCGTACGGCTGTGCGCGCGGACCGCGCTGGGCCGTCTGGGCCACGCGCCCGGCCCCATCGTCCCCGTGCAGGAGGGTCCGGCCTGGGCCCGCCGCGCCCCGCGCTGGCCCGACGGCGTGGTGGGCAGCATGACCCACTGCGACGGCTACCGCGCGGCGGCCGTGGCGCCCGCCTCGGCCATCGCCTCCGTCGGCGTGGACGCCGAGCCGAACGCCCCGGTCCCCGACGGCGTACGGGAGATGGTCACCCTCCCCGAGGAGCGCGGCACCCTGGACGAACTGGCGCGCGGCCACCCCGAAGTGGCCTGGGACCGGCTGCTGTTCAGCGCCAAGGAGAGCGTCTTCAAGGCGTGGTACCCGCTGACGGGCCGCTGGCTGGACTTCGGCGACTGCGTGGTGACCCCCGACCCCGAGCGCGGCACGTTCACCGGCGCCCTGAAGGTGCCGGGGCCGGTGGTGGACGGGGTGCGGGTCGATGTGTTCCACGGCCGGTGGGGGGTGGCCGAGGGGGAGAGCGGGCCGCTGGTCGCCACGGCCGTCGTGGTGGGGCGGGGCGGACGCTAG
- a CDS encoding amidase, which translates to MEPHAYAAFDAVGLRELIRTREVSAAEVEDAARRAVEQVNADLNALTGPLFDPAPAHEPDGPLAGVPFVVKDSGPFTQGVPFTVGSRSIRGAYALVDHDLMARFRAAGLVALGQSTAPEFGLNFATESVRYGVTRNPWDLGRGVGGSSGGSAALVAAGAVPFAHANDAGGSIRVPASCCGLVGLKPSRGRTPSGPLAGEAAFGQLAEFALTRTVRDAAHLLDAVSAPTVGEKYPLAPVARPYADEIRTDPGRLRIALTTSAWSGVPVDRQVAGAAVAVGQVLEWIGHAVTEASPDVDADDVVEAVVLSAVSTGGAVLRGAPRRPDPALLEGVSRRVLAEAESFTALDVLAAMEAQNLVTRPVGRFFLDHDLLVTPTLAQLPAPHGTLDYDDARHSVRSWLRRIFEHGPFTALFNVSGHPAISLPLGQSREGLPIGVQLVAAHGREDLLLRVAAQLEQAVPWKDRQPGIHVD; encoded by the coding sequence ATGGAGCCGCACGCATACGCAGCCTTCGACGCGGTCGGGCTGCGCGAGCTGATCCGTACGCGCGAGGTGAGCGCCGCCGAGGTCGAGGACGCCGCGCGGCGGGCGGTCGAGCAGGTGAACGCGGACCTCAACGCGCTGACCGGGCCGCTGTTCGACCCGGCCCCGGCGCACGAACCGGACGGGCCGCTGGCCGGGGTGCCGTTCGTGGTCAAGGACAGCGGCCCGTTCACGCAGGGCGTGCCGTTCACCGTGGGCAGCCGCAGCATCCGGGGTGCCTACGCCCTGGTCGACCACGATCTGATGGCCCGCTTCCGCGCCGCCGGACTCGTCGCCCTGGGCCAGAGCACCGCCCCCGAGTTCGGCCTCAACTTCGCCACCGAGTCGGTCCGTTACGGCGTCACCCGCAACCCCTGGGACCTCGGACGCGGTGTCGGCGGATCCAGCGGCGGCTCCGCCGCGCTGGTGGCCGCCGGGGCCGTGCCGTTCGCACACGCCAATGACGCGGGCGGCTCGATCCGCGTCCCGGCCTCCTGCTGCGGCCTCGTCGGGCTCAAGCCGAGCCGTGGCCGCACCCCGTCCGGGCCGCTCGCCGGTGAGGCCGCGTTCGGACAGCTGGCCGAGTTCGCCCTCACCCGGACCGTCCGCGACGCGGCCCATCTGCTGGACGCGGTGTCGGCGCCGACGGTCGGCGAGAAGTACCCACTGGCGCCGGTGGCTCGCCCGTACGCCGACGAGATCCGCACCGACCCGGGGCGGCTGCGGATCGCGCTGACCACCTCGGCCTGGTCGGGCGTGCCCGTGGACCGCCAGGTCGCCGGGGCGGCCGTCGCGGTGGGCCAGGTCCTGGAGTGGATCGGCCACGCCGTGACGGAGGCGAGCCCCGACGTCGACGCCGACGACGTGGTGGAGGCGGTCGTGCTCAGCGCCGTCTCGACCGGCGGCGCGGTGCTGCGGGGCGCCCCGCGCCGGCCCGACCCCGCCCTGCTCGAAGGCGTCTCGCGCCGGGTGCTGGCCGAGGCGGAGTCCTTCACCGCGCTGGACGTCCTGGCCGCGATGGAGGCCCAGAACCTGGTGACCCGGCCGGTCGGCCGCTTCTTCCTCGACCACGACCTGCTGGTCACCCCGACGCTGGCCCAGCTCCCCGCGCCGCACGGCACCCTCGACTACGACGACGCCCGCCACAGCGTCCGCTCCTGGCTGCGCCGGATCTTCGAACACGGCCCGTTCACGGCCCTGTTCAACGTCTCCGGCCACCCCGCGATCAGCCTGCCCCTCGGCCAGAGCCGCGAGGGCCTGCCCATCGGGGTCCAGCTGGTCGCCGCCCACGGCCGCGAGGACCTCCTGCTGCGGGTGGCGGCCCAGCTGGAGCAGGCCGTGCCGTGGAAGGACCGCCAGCCCGGGATCCACGTGGACTGA
- a CDS encoding thioesterase II family protein encodes MAGSSLSSPWIRRFHPAPQAATRLVCFPHAGGSATYYFQASQALAPEVDVLAIQYPGRQDRLAEPCIEDISTLADRIVDELLPWTDRPLTLFGHSMGSAVAYEVAVRLERRGTVPLGLFASGRRAPSVVRDGYVHLGSDEDLLAELKRLSGTDAQVLADEALLRMVLPTMRSDYHAIETYRPTPAAPLSCPVVALSGDDDPVVELDEVALWERHTSASFRMRVFAGGHFFVDGHLPAITREIREHIATANAR; translated from the coding sequence GTGGCAGGATCGTCCCTGAGCAGCCCCTGGATCCGGCGGTTCCACCCCGCCCCGCAGGCCGCCACCCGGCTCGTCTGCTTCCCGCACGCGGGCGGCTCGGCCACGTACTACTTCCAGGCGTCCCAGGCGCTCGCGCCCGAGGTCGACGTGCTCGCGATCCAGTACCCCGGCCGCCAGGACCGGCTCGCCGAACCGTGCATCGAGGACATATCCACCCTCGCCGACCGCATCGTCGACGAGCTGCTCCCCTGGACGGACCGCCCGCTCACCCTCTTCGGCCACAGCATGGGCTCCGCCGTCGCCTACGAGGTCGCGGTGCGCCTGGAGCGGCGCGGCACCGTCCCGCTCGGCCTCTTCGCCTCGGGCCGCCGCGCCCCTTCCGTGGTGCGTGACGGATACGTCCACCTCGGCAGCGACGAGGACCTGCTCGCCGAGCTGAAGCGGCTCAGCGGCACCGACGCGCAGGTGCTCGCCGACGAGGCGCTCCTGCGGATGGTCCTGCCGACGATGCGCAGCGACTACCACGCCATCGAGACCTACCGCCCCACCCCGGCCGCGCCGCTGAGCTGCCCGGTCGTCGCCCTGTCCGGCGACGACGACCCGGTGGTCGAGCTCGACGAGGTGGCCCTGTGGGAGCGGCACACCTCGGCCTCGTTCCGGATGCGGGTCTTCGCGGGCGGCCACTTCTTCGTCGACGGCCACCTCCCCGCCATCACCCGCGAGATCCGCGAGCACATCGCGACCGCGAACGCCCGCTGA